A single window of Arcobacter venerupis DNA harbors:
- a CDS encoding metal ABC transporter solute-binding protein, Zn/Mn family: MKKIVLIFIFLISFLYASKPELSVSILPQKYFVEKIVKDKYEINVMVKPGASPHTYEPKSSQMKSLVASKVYFYTGVSFEQAWLDKFKQNAQNTLFVDATNGIDKMQMVEDEHHHEEEGHDHSGLDPHVWLDPILVKTQAKNIYETMIKIDSSNADFYKKNYEEFLKELDVLNENIKIILNPYKEKPFMVFHPSWGYFAKRYNLEEISIEIEGKEPKPSELVQLIQKAKEHNIKIIFVSPQFSQKSAKAISKNIKANIFEIDPLSQDWEQSMLDTANQIVNSYK, encoded by the coding sequence TTGAAAAAAATTGTATTAATCTTTATATTTTTAATTTCATTTTTATACGCTTCAAAACCAGAATTATCTGTAAGTATTTTACCTCAGAAATATTTTGTTGAAAAAATAGTTAAAGATAAATATGAAATAAATGTTATGGTAAAACCAGGTGCTTCTCCACATACTTATGAACCAAAATCTTCACAAATGAAATCATTAGTTGCTTCAAAAGTTTATTTTTATACGGGAGTCTCTTTTGAGCAAGCTTGGTTGGATAAATTTAAACAAAACGCTCAAAATACTCTTTTTGTAGATGCTACAAATGGAATTGATAAAATGCAAATGGTAGAAGATGAACATCATCATGAAGAAGAAGGGCATGATCATTCAGGTTTGGATCCACATGTTTGGTTAGATCCTATTTTAGTAAAAACTCAGGCAAAAAATATCTATGAAACAATGATTAAAATTGATTCTTCTAATGCAGATTTTTATAAAAAAAATTATGAAGAATTTTTAAAAGAGCTTGATGTTTTAAATGAGAATATTAAAATAATTTTAAATCCGTACAAAGAAAAACCATTTATGGTATTTCATCCATCTTGGGGATATTTTGCTAAAAGATATAATTTAGAAGAAATTTCTATTGAAATTGAGGGCAAAGAGCCAAAACCTAGTGAATTGGTTCAACTAATTCAAAAAGCAAAAGAACATAATATAAAAATTATCTTTGTTTCACCACAATTTTCACAAAAAAGTGCAAAAGCAATTTCAAAAAATATTAAAGCAAATATTTTTGAAATAGATCCTCTATCTCAAGATTGGGAACAAAGTATGTTAGATACAGCAAATCAAATAGTAAATAGTTATAAATGA
- a CDS encoding DUF1007 family protein: MIKFILSLLLFTTILFGCSLCSMITPKTHVDTQIKADKEYIKTLRINWTFADDFTKQLMQIYDTNLDGSFNEKELVLIQASLVDYLEQKHFITAISYGKQIDSKSNDYEVKDFKMNYKNSTLSFTYNIDLNYKIYDKNILQIKIVDDQNYFDIVFNPNKQLMSIPYKIIETSNINDVSFQIDAPQLPEQEDAPKAEIVTPEIKKVEEKVENKESQTPVNTQIQTQNILEKFTQNIKKYLIAIQKGEDKSALFFLLMASFLYGVIHAFGPGHGKALAFSYFSSQKSSVFQALIISLATAFVHILGALGIVLFSVFVLQSVLNRFMQDSVSYITSFSALIIMLLAIYILYRKLSKKSCGCCCSVDLKTTNFTAVSSNMNFVKAASNIPVIKPIRTKRQDLIFVLTAGIIPCPGTVLLFVYAFLLKTYFAVILASISISFGMAFVIFLSSFLGVSLNKASRKSTKLVNILEIGSPIFMFVLGLLLFLNANKF, translated from the coding sequence ATGATAAAATTTATTTTAAGTTTATTACTTTTTACAACTATTCTTTTTGGATGTTCTTTATGTTCTATGATAACTCCAAAAACACACGTTGACACACAAATCAAAGCAGATAAAGAATATATCAAAACTTTGAGAATAAACTGGACTTTTGCAGATGATTTTACAAAACAGTTAATGCAAATTTATGATACAAATTTAGATGGAAGTTTTAATGAAAAAGAGCTAGTTTTAATTCAAGCATCTTTGGTTGATTATTTAGAACAAAAACATTTTATTACAGCTATTTCTTATGGTAAACAAATAGACTCAAAATCAAATGATTATGAAGTTAAAGATTTTAAAATGAATTATAAAAACTCAACTTTGAGTTTTACTTATAATATTGATTTAAACTATAAGATTTATGATAAAAATATTTTACAAATAAAAATTGTAGATGATCAAAATTATTTTGATATAGTTTTTAATCCTAATAAACAGTTAATGAGTATACCTTATAAAATTATAGAAACTTCAAATATAAATGATGTGAGTTTTCAAATAGATGCTCCACAATTGCCAGAACAAGAAGACGCACCAAAAGCAGAAATTGTAACACCTGAAATAAAAAAAGTTGAAGAAAAAGTAGAAAATAAAGAGTCACAAACTCCTGTAAATACTCAAATCCAAACTCAAAATATTTTAGAAAAATTTACACAAAATATAAAAAAATATTTAATAGCAATTCAAAAAGGTGAAGATAAATCTGCCTTATTCTTTTTATTAATGGCCTCTTTTTTATATGGAGTTATTCATGCTTTTGGACCTGGTCATGGAAAAGCTTTGGCATTTTCATATTTTAGTTCTCAAAAAAGCTCTGTTTTTCAAGCTTTAATAATTTCTCTTGCTACGGCATTTGTTCATATTCTTGGGGCTTTAGGAATAGTTTTATTTTCAGTTTTTGTTTTACAAAGTGTTTTAAATAGATTTATGCAAGATTCAGTTTCTTATATTACAAGTTTTTCAGCCTTGATTATTATGCTACTTGCAATTTATATTTTATATAGAAAGTTGAGCAAAAAATCATGTGGTTGTTGTTGTAGTGTGGATTTAAAAACTACAAATTTCACAGCAGTTTCTTCAAATATGAACTTTGTAAAAGCAGCTTCAAATATACCTGTAATTAAACCTATTAGAACTAAGAGACAAGATTTAATTTTTGTTCTAACAGCTGGAATAATTCCTTGTCCAGGTACTGTTTTACTTTTTGTTTATGCCTTTTTATTAAAAACATATTTTGCAGTTATACTTGCAAGTATTAGTATTAGTTTTGGAATGGCATTTGTGATTTTTTTATCTTCATTTTTAGGAGTTTCTTTAAATAAGGCATCTCGTAAATCAACAAAATTGGTAAATATATTAGAAATAGGTTCACCAATTTTTATGTTTGTTTTGGGATTATTGTTATTTTTAAATGCTAATAAATTCTAA
- a CDS encoding Fur family transcriptional regulator produces the protein MDKITNLTNITNIKLTSARKSILELLISSNKPLSYEDMKDSISMDKATFYRNITIFEEENLISSFESNDKKRYFEIKKTQHSHFICSSCSKIECIHEKLDFFLPEYKIENIIIKGICKNCLLKENI, from the coding sequence ATGGATAAAATAACAAACTTAACAAACATTACAAATATCAAGCTAACAAGTGCTAGAAAATCAATTTTAGAACTGTTGATTAGTTCTAATAAACCTTTATCGTATGAAGATATGAAAGATAGTATTTCAATGGATAAGGCAACTTTTTATAGAAATATAACTATTTTTGAAGAAGAAAATCTAATTAGTTCTTTTGAATCAAATGACAAAAAAAGATATTTTGAAATCAAAAAAACTCAACATTCACATTTTATTTGTTCTTCATGTTCAAAAATTGAGTGTATTCATGAAAAATTGGACTTTTTTCTACCTGAATATAAAATTGAGAATATCATCATAAAAGGTATTTGTAAAAATTGTTTACTCAAGGAAAACATATGA